The Vibrio tapetis subsp. tapetis genome segment TCCACCAAGCATGGCTTGCAGCGAGGGTCTTTCCAAGTGCGCGTTGTAAATATTGTCTTGCACAGCGTGATCGTATTGTTTTGCGAAGCTAGTATAGAGTTTTGACATCGGTTTTCTCGCACTGTTCGTTAGATAAGTTGATTCGACAAAGTTAACAATGAGTATTGGACGTAGTTCACGCCCAATATCCTTCCTAAAATGTTCGGTTTACTAGGTTAAGTCCAACAACCCGTTTATGTATTCAATTTCCTGTTTCCATTGAGATTGCATTAAAGGTTTCTGCCGTTTTAACTTGCGCCCTAAATCATCTTCAAGCAGAGCCTCAAGAACGCAAAGTCTTTCCAACAACGCTTCATCATGATGCTCAACGGTACTCACCGAGACCTCATCACATAACGTTGATGGTTCGAAAGACCCTACCGAAATTTGCGCAGATGCCTGCGCATCAAGACAATAGTGGTCGGTCATAGCTCGATGAATTTGCTCTACTCCATCCATTTCTTGTAGCTTGCTACCTTCGATGTACCAAAAACGATTACATGATTTTTCAATCAACTCGCGATCATGGCTCACTAAAATAAGTCCTCCAGCAAATGTCTTAATCGTTTCCGCCAATTCTTCTTTGCCGTCAATATCCAAGTGATTGGTTGGCTCATCTAACATCAAAAAGTGGTAGTTCGCTAAAGTCAGCCCTACAAATAACAATCGAGACCGTTCCCCGCCACTGAGTTCCGCCACTTTTTGCGCATGGCGTTCATAAGCAAAACCCGCACTGATCAAAGCCATTTTTCGTCGCTCTTGAGAGTCTGGGAAAAACGGATACAACGCATCAAGCAGGCAATCGTGGTCATGAAGTTGATTCAATCCCTGATCGTAGTACCCTAGCCTTGCCTGTGGGTGGAATACCCCCAACCTTTGACGTTGGCTATGTTTTTCGCTCGAGTGGTTGGCTTGCTGATAATTTTGCCACAACATACGTAATAACGATGATTTACCGCAGCCATTTTTACCCATGATAGCAACATGGTCGCCACTTTTTATCTGCTGGAACAATACCTGAAACAGGGTTTCTGCGCCTTCAGCCGGTACAACCGAGTACTCAGCTAATTCGAGAATCCGATTTGCGGGCATCGACTCGCCAACTAAACGAAGTTGCCACGGTTCTGCTTCGCCGAGTTGCGTCTGGCATGACTTTAAGCTCTGCACCCGTTTTTCCATACTCTTTGCTTTTTTGGCAAAACTCTCGTTATCAAAATCGCGCCCCCAGATGGCTAACCGGCTGGCACTTTTTTCAATTCTGTCTATTTCTTTTTGTTCTGACTCTCGACGAATGGCATCGGTTTGATCACGTTCTGCTAATGCTTGCCTCGCCTGGGTACAATTGAGAGCAAAATGATGCAGTGTTTTATCTCTCATGACCCACGTGCTGTTGGTTACTTTGT includes the following:
- a CDS encoding ABC-F family ATP-binding cassette domain-containing protein, which gives rise to MSTLLTAQNLSYDVTSGPLFEAISFTLNKGDKIGLIGTNGCGKSTLLKLLNNELSNFGGDVSVSHQCKMARVEQQLPNHLHNKTMLDAVVENLPEDLRLSDEWRAQVLLASMDFDEVYWQKSISTLSGGQHARLLIARALMLEPDLLLLDEPSNHLDLPTLLWLEGFLLKWKGTFVVVSHDRRLLDKVTNSTWVMRDKTLHHFALNCTQARQALAERDQTDAIRRESEQKEIDRIEKSASRLAIWGRDFDNESFAKKAKSMEKRVQSLKSCQTQLGEAEPWQLRLVGESMPANRILELAEYSVVPAEGAETLFQVLFQQIKSGDHVAIMGKNGCGKSSLLRMLWQNYQQANHSSEKHSQRQRLGVFHPQARLGYYDQGLNQLHDHDCLLDALYPFFPDSQERRKMALISAGFAYERHAQKVAELSGGERSRLLFVGLTLANYHFLMLDEPTNHLDIDGKEELAETIKTFAGGLILVSHDRELIEKSCNRFWYIEGSKLQEMDGVEQIHRAMTDHYCLDAQASAQISVGSFEPSTLCDEVSVSTVEHHDEALLERLCVLEALLEDDLGRKLKRQKPLMQSQWKQEIEYINGLLDLT